Genomic window ([Empedobacter] haloabium):
GGACAGCACCCTGCTGAAAGCGGCGATGCTGCTGCTGTCGGCCTTCATGACGGGCGTGGTGGGCGCCTTCAACGCCCACTACATCGGCTTTCTGGAGCCGGACTACGCGTTCGCCGGGCTGTGGGTGACCTTGCCCATCGTCGCGGCGATCTTCGGTGGCTACCGCACCGTGGCCGGCCCGCTGCTCGGCGCCGTCGTGGTCTACCTGCTGGACCAGCTGCTGTTCAAGGAGCTGCTGCCCAGCGGCCACCAGCTGATCCTGGGTGCTCTGCTGGTGGCGATGATCCTGTTCAGCCCACGCGGCCTGCTGCCGCTGCTGGCACGGCGGCGCCATGCTTGAACTGGACCGCGTGAGCGTGCGCTTCGGCGCGCTGGCGGCCGTCGATGGCGTCAGCCTGCGCGTGGCGGCGGACGACGTGCTGGGCCTGGTCGGCCCGAATGGCGCCGGCAAGACCACGCTGTTCAACGCCATCTCCGGCCTGGTGCGCCCGGCCGCGGGCGCCATCCGGCTGGACGGCGCCGACATCGGCCGCACCCCGCTGTTCCGGCGTGCGCGTCTCGGACTGGGCCGCACTTTCCAGATCCCGCAGCCACTGCACCAGCTGACGGTGCGCGAGAACCTGGTGGTGGCGCAGCGCTTCGGCACCGGCCAGGTGGACGAGCGCCGCATCGCCGAAGTGCTCGACTTCACGGGCCTGGCCGGCAAGGCCGGGCGCGACGCGGCCACGGGCCTGGCGCTGACGGAGCTGAAAGCACTGGAGGTGGCGAAGGCGCTCGCGACGAACCCACGCCTGCTGCTGCTGGACGAAGTGCTGGCCGGCCTGGAGACGACGGCCAAGCGCCGCTTCATGGGCATGCTGCGCGACCTGCACGTCCGCTTCGGCGTGGCCATCGTCATCATCGAGCACGACATCGCGACCATCGCCAGCCTGTGCCGCCGGGTGGCCGTGCTGGACGCGGGCCGGCTGATCGCCGACGGCACGCCGGACGAGGTGTTCAACGACCCGGCCGTGCGCCGCAGCTACCTGGGCCCCGGAGGCGGCCATGCTTGAACTGCGCGACGTGCGCGCCGGCTATGGCGCCATCAACGTGTTGTGGGACGTGTCGCTGCGCTGCGCGGCCGGGCGCCTGACGACGATCGTCGGCCCGAACGGCGCCGGCAAGACCACGCTGCTGCGCGCCCTGCTGGGCCTCGTGCCCGTCAGCCAGGGCGAAATCCGGCTGGATGGCCAGCGTATCGACGGCACGCCGACCTGGCGCATGGCCGATGCCGGCGTGGCGATGGTGCCGGAGGGCCGCATGATCTTCCAGGCCATGACGGTGGAGGAAAACCTCGTCATGGGCGCCTACGCCAAGCCCCACCGCCCGCACGTGCGGGAGCGGCTGGCCGCCGCCTACGCCATGTTCCCGCGCCTGGCCGAGCGGCGCCGCCAGGCGGCCGGCTCGCTATCCGGCGGCGAGGCGCAAATGGTGGCGCTGGCGCGCGCGCTGATGGCCAACCCGCGCATCCTCGTCATCGACGAGCCTTCGCTGGGGCTGGCCCCGATCGTCGTCGCCGAGCTGTTCGAGGTGCTGGCGCGGCTCAAGGCCGAGGGACGCACCATCGTGCTGGTCGAGCAGAATACCGCGCAGGCGGTGGCGATCGCCGATCATGTGTGCCTGCTGCAGGGTGGACGCGTGGTGTTGTCGCAGCCGGCTGGGGAGGTGCGGTTGGAGGAGCTGCATGCTTTGTATTTCGGGCGGTAGGACAGGTACAGCACCAGCGCCGTCAGGATGGCCTTCACCAGCAGGATTTCGCCTTTCGCGAACGTGTCCATCGCCTGGCGCATCAGCCGGACGCGCTTCTTATGCGTGTCCTCCGGCAGCTCGCCGGCGCTCCAGGCGCAGGCGAAGCCCTGCGCGAACAGCTTGCAGAGGTCCGGCACCGTGCGGATCATGTCCATCACCATCATGCCTAGGCCTATCCAAGTGAGAATCTCGGCGCCGAGCATGCCGCTGGCCGTGGCACCCAGCACGGAGCCGCCGTTCACGTAGATGGCACATCCGTCATTGTCTCGTGAAGCAGGGGCAACACTATCGGGAGATCGATGGCGGCGACGCGCTGTCTGAGCAGCTCGGCGCAGTACCGCTGCAAGGCGTCTAGTCTGCCGATCAGACCCGAGGTTGAGTCGAAGTAAGATAAGCTTTTTCCTGTTCAATCCAGAACACATGCTCATCAATTACGTGGCGGTAATTGCTGTCCGAATGGTATTCGCTCTGGCTTGGTACAGTGTCGCTCTTCATCGATGTAGGGGCATCGTCCGGCCACCCCCACTGCGACCAAAATTCCGTCAAATCTAACAACCCGTAGACAGGATCCGAATCCAGCGATTGCAAATGTGTTTCCAACAACCAGCACCGCCAGACGCGCCTCGAATGCTCACGATTAATGTTTTCAGCGTCGCATAACCCTGAGAGAGCGGCTGAGAGCTCGCTCTTGTTGTGTATCGTCCCCTCCGCGAGCGTTACTACAACATCCAGTGCAGGATGTGTTATCGGAATTACTTCAAGCTCACCTTTGGAAAATAATGCCACGTCTATTGAATCGAGCCTCTCATCTGTACCAGGAACACCGACTACCCCCAACAGTAGCACTCCCCAGTCACACATATGAGCTGTAAGAATTTGCGAAAAAGCTTCACGTATCATGGCCTGCTGACTAGATAACGACAGCTCCGCTTATCGGTTCGCTCGGCGGATGCTTTTCATACACTTCCTCGGCGACAATTTTAACTATTTCTTGATCCTCCCACGCTTCCGTGAATGAATATTCATTAAACCTATCAAACTCGTCTTCCCCTGCCGCCTTGCAAGATTCTTGTACATAAGCTCCACCTTTCTGAGTACGGCCATGACTCAGGGCTCTTCCGTGTGGACTTGCAAAAAAGCAGCTAATCGCATTTTTAAATACGAGAGTACGCGAAAATCCTTGCCAATCTAAATAGTCAATTTCGACGGTTAGCCGCGTGACACGTAGATCTGTCACATTCGCGTCACTAAGTTGTAATTTATTAAAATCCAGCATCATAGTAGCAATCATTTGTAGTCAGGAAATTCCTCTCCGGCCAGGAATCCTTTTCCTGAGCCCAGCCTATAACCTGGTGGTTCCGGTTTGGTAATCAAACCGTTCTTGCTAGCATTGTTCCACGAGACGCCGTCTGGTTTAATTTCAACGTGAAAATGCTCACCATGATGCCGAGGATTATAGCCAGCGGAACCAGGGCTCAGCCCCTCAGGATGGCTCTCAAACCGGATTCTGGTGTTAGCATTTGGCTCCCACACTACCCTCTTCGTGCCATCCGGCGTGACACCAATTTTCTTCGGCTGCACCCCAAGCATCTCGGTAAGTTCTTCTGGCGTCGCAGGGAATGACAGCCTACCGGACTTTGCCGCGCCGCTTGCTGCCCCATCTCCATTACATGGGGCCAGCCCTAATGGGTCAACCCATCCAATCGGGTTCTGCGCGAACCGATAGGTATTCGCGCCGCCGCGAAGACCTATTGGATCGATGGAGACGAAGCGGCCTGTGTCCGGATCATAATACCGAAAGCGATTATAATGCAGTCCGGTTTCCGCATCGCAGTACTGCCCTTGGGAGCGTACTGGCTGTGCTAATGCATGATCATCGGACTGCTCAGCCGCCGCCAGCGAGCTGACTTCATCAGAGACTGCGACAACATTCCCCCATGTTCGATAGGACGCAGCCCAAATAATAGAACCAGCCGAATTCGTTAGCTCACGTGGTGTGCCATGGTGATCCAAGTGCAGATGGCGCACTTCGGCTGGTATGACGATATGTTCCGTAAGCAGAGAATCTATTCGAGCCAAGGGCACAAACTCATGCTCGCCATAGACATAAGTCCGAGCATGACTCCCCCGCTGTTCACAAAGCAACCGGTTCCCATCCCAAACAAATCGCGTAACCCCAAACGCATCCTTCTTCGCAATCCGCCGCCCGAACGGATCATAGGCATACCGCACCGTCCGCGCAGTATCGGACGAGTTCCGCGCCACGATGCTCTTGACCATCTGATGCGCGGCATTCCACTCGAAGCGCATCCGCGTATGCTTGCCGATCAGCTTCTCGACGACATTGCCATGCTCGTCGTAGTCGTAACGCTTGTCCTCGTAGACCCGGATCCGGTTGCCCTCGACGCGCCCCACGGAAGCGACAGTGGTATCGAGCAGGTTATGCGCCGGGTCGAACGCGAAGCGCTCGGTGAGGTTCGGCTGCACCGCCGACAGGATGCGCCCGATCGGATCGTAGCTGTAGCGCGTGACGCCATTGCGCTGGTCGTCGATCGACACCAGGTTGCCGACTTCGTCGTACTCGTACTTGCGCGCGATAACGGGAGCAGCGCCTTCGCCGGCAGTCGGCACGACGGCGCTCTGCGACAACAGCCGTCCCACCGGGTCGTACTGGAACTGGCTGATCAGCGCCCCCTGCGTGCGGCTGATCATCCGGTGCGCCCGATCCCGTTCGATATCGGTGATCAGTTCTCCGTCCAGGTTGATCTGGTGCAGGTGCCCCGAGCCGTAATAGAGATTGTTGAGGACGCGCCCATCGGGCAGGGTGGTCTGCACACGGTTGCCCAGCTCGTCGTAGGCGTGGCGCAGCGATGACGTCGTGCCGGAAGCTTCGGTCTGCTCCCAGGTCAGCTGGCCCAGCGCGTCGTACGCCATCGTGACGGTCGCGTCGGCATTGATCGCCTGGGTCATGCGGCCCAGCGCATCGTAGGCAAAGCGCAGCCGCAGTTGCTGGGCCTGGGCGATGCCGGTCACGCGCGAGATTTCCTTCTCGACCAGCTGGCCCAGGCCGTCGCGCACATACGTCGTGGCGATCGGCGTGTATTCGGTGCGCGGCGCGCAGCCCAGTTCTTCCTTGCCGACCAGCAGGCCGCTGCCGTCGTAGCGGTAGCGTGTCAGGCGCGCGTCGAAGCTGGTTTCCTCGGCCAGGCGATCGAACTCGTCGTAGACGAAGCGGTGGACGTCGCCGTTCTCGTTGATCAGCTGGGCGATGCGGCGCGCCGTGTCGTAGCGGTATTCCAGCACGCCGCCGCGCGCGTCGATCCGTTTTAATGGCTTGCCGTCGCGATCGAGTTCGTAGGCCGTGCGGTGGCCGGCCGGGTCGATGTGAGCGACGAGGCGGCCCAGCCGGTCGTATTCGTAACGCTCCGTGCTGCCGTCCGCGTGCGTCACTGCCTGCAGTCGGCCGAGGGCGTCGTAGGTATATGTGCTGGCGTTGCCGAGCGGGTCGAGCGCGCGCACCAGCCGGTCTTCGGCATCGTAGCTGAAATGGCTGGTGCTGCCCGAGCAGTCCGTGTACGAAATCAGCTGGCCGGCGCGGTTGTAGTCCAGCAGCTTGACGCCGCCGCGCGCGTCGGTCACCTTGACCGGCAGGCCGCGGTCGTCGTACTGGTACGCGGTGCGCTGGCCCAGCGCGTTCGTCACGCTGGTCAGGTTGCCCAGCGCGTCATAGCGCAAGGTGGTCGTGTTGCCCAGGGCATCCGTGATCAATGCCGGCTTGTCGAAACGGCCGTCGTAGACGATGCCGGTGCCCCGGTCGCCGCGTTCGACACGGATCACGCGGCTGCGCTCGTCGTAGCGGTAGCGCACCGTGCGGCCGGCCGGGTCCTTCAGCTGCAGCAGGTTGCCGTTGGCATCGAGCTTGTAGCTGGTGCCGCCGCCGGCCGCATCCAGCTTTGCGATCAGGCGCCCGCGCAGGTCGAAGCGGTATTTTTCGATGCGGCCCAGCTGGTCGGTGACCACCGTCTCGTGCGGCAGGTACTCGAACTGCCACCACTGGCCCAGGTTGGTCCAGTTGCGCAGCACCTTGCCGCTGGGGTCCTCGATGTCGTACTCATAGCGCGAAACAATGCCGTCCGGCTGGCCGTGTTCGACCAGGATGTGGTGGCGATAAGCGAACTGGCGCATCACGTCGCCGGCGCGGTTGCGCACGCGGCGCAGGTCGCCCTGTTCGTCGTATTCGTAGCGCACCAGCGTTTGCGCCGCCTGCTCCGGCGACGCGGGCAGCAGGGTGACGGACAGCAGCCGCACGTCGCCGCGCACCTGGCCGAATTCCAGCGCCAGGCTGTGGCCCGCGCTGTCCTCAATGCGGGCCGGCAGCTGGCGGGCGTCGTACTCGACGCGGATATGGTTGCTGTTGGCGTCCTGCCAGCCCGTCAGGCGGGCGATGCCGCCGCCGTGCAGGATGGCGAACTGGGTGCGCAAGCCGTCGTGGTCGGCCAGCTCGAACACCGATTCCTCGGTGCGGATCAGCGTGATCTGCTCGGACGGCGAATGGATAGCCTCGCCCACCCGCGGCAGCGAGAACGTGATCTCCCGCTCGAACGCATCCATGACGATGACTTCGTCGGCGCTGACCTGCAGCGTGTCGCCGACCGGCAGCGACCAGCCCTGGCCCAGCCAGCCGACCTTGCGCAGCGCGGAACTGTAGCTGCGCTGCCAGACGATCGGCAGCGGCGCCGGCAAGGTGAAATCGAGCTCCAGCTCACCGAGCAGCACCTTGCTGCCCGTGTTCGGATTGACGGGCTGGCGACCAGCAGGCAGGGTGGCTCGCGCTTGGCTTCACCGCGCTTGACCGGCGCAGTCTCGGCCGGTTTCGGCGCTTCCGGTTTCGCGGCCACGGTTTTCGGCGCGCCGCCCTCGGCGGCGCCCTGCGCGCTGGCGACCTTGGGCTGCAGGTTCGGGTGGTGCAGCAGCCTGTCGCGGTTCTGGCCCACCCATTCGGCGAAGCGCGGCCCGAGCCGGCTTTTCGACAGGTTCTGCACCAGCATCGAGTTCGACACCTGGCCGCGCGAGAGGTACAGCACCAGCGCCGTCAGGATCGCCTTGACCAGCAGCAGCTCGCCGCGCGCGAAGCAATCGGTGGCGCGGTACATCAGCTCGACGTGCTTGCCGTGCGCATCCTCCGGCAGTTCGCCGGCGCTCCAGGCAGTGGCAAAGCCCTCGGCGAACAGCTTGCACAGGTCCGGCACGGTACGGCTCATGTCCATCACCAGCATGCCCAGGCCCATCCAGACCAGGATCTCGGTGCCGATGGCCAGGCCTGCCTGCGCGCCCACGGCGGCACCGGGAATGGCACCGACACCGCCGGCCAACGCGCCGATGGCGCCACCGGCCGCCGCGCCCAATACCGCGCCGCCGCCCAGGTACACGGCCATCTGCTTCATCGTCTCGTGCAGCAGGTGGGTCACCATGGTGAAGTCGATGCCCTCGAACTGCTGCTTGAGCAGCGCGGCAAAGCGGGGGCGGGACCGGTCCAGCGCTTCCTGCACCGCCCGCACCGAGCGTACGCCGTCCAGCTGCAGCGCCGCATGGCCGACCGCCGCCAGCGAGGCGCCGGCCTGGTTCGACCAGCGCTCCAGGCGTTCGGCGATATCGGCGCGGGTCTGGGCGCCCAGCTCGGCATACTGGCGCTGGATCGTGTAGAGCGAGCGGGTGAACTCGAAGAAGCTGTTGCGGGAATCTGGCATGGTGTCTCTAGAGGAACTGACCAGCGGATGGCTGCAAGGCGACAGTATAGGCAATATTATCAAGAATCCATGGCCGCGCCGCCGGCGTCAGCGCGCCTGCTGGCTTTTCCAGTACTCCAGCGGCGAGCGCCCCACCAGCGCCGTGAAGCCGCGCGTCAGGTGGGCCTGGTCGAAGAAGCCCAGCTCCTGGGCCAGCAGCGCCAGGTCGACCGGCCCGGGGCGCGCCAGCCGCGCCGCCGCCTCTTGCAAGCGAAAGCGCTGGATCACCCACTTCGGCGGCACGCCGACATAGGTGCGGAACAGGCGCTGCAGCGCGCGCTCGTCCAGGCCCACCGCTTGCGCCAGCGCCGCCACGCTGACAGGACCGCGTTCGGCCTGGGCCGCCAGCACGGCACGTTCGGCCAGGGCTGCGCGCGGGTCGAGCGCCAGCGTGTGCACATGCGGCGCCAGCAGCGCCTGTGCGGCGGCGACCAGCGCGGCATCGCCGCGTATGTCCGCCACCGCGCCCTCCAGCGCGGCCGCCGTCTCGCCCATCAGCTCGCACGCGGGCAGCACCCGCCCCGTGAGCGCGGCACTGTCGCCCGCCACGAACGCCCGCGCGCCGCCCGGGCGCAGGCGCACACCCAGCACGCGGCCCTGCCCTGCCACCGTCTTGTCGAACGGTCCCAGTACCACGCCGTGCAATGCCGACTGGCCGGCCTCGAAAGCCAGGTGCACGTTCGGGTACGGCAGCACGCGCTGCGTCTGCGCCGGCTGGCCGCGCAGGTCCCATGTGACGATCCAGAAGTATTCGATGCAGTGCGCCAGCGCCGGCGTGGGCGCATGCTGGCGCAGGCTGATACGGCGGGCAGCGCCCGCGGGGTCCACCACGCCCTTCGGCGTGCTGTGCGGCTTGTCGTTTTTTTCCAATCCCTGCATCCTGGTGCTGACTAGACTGGCGCAATTATCAACGATGGAGACCGACCGATGACATCTTCCAGCGCGACAGGGACCTTCGCTATCGCCTATATCCCGGCCGGCGTGTGGGCCGGCATGGACGAAACGTGCGCCCGCATGACCTTCAGGAAGACTTACGCCGGTGCGCTCGCGGGAACGAGCGACGGCACCATGCTGACGGCCGGCGACCCGGCCACGGGCAATGCAGGCTACGTGGCCATGGAGCGCTTTACGGGGACGCTGGCGGGACGCTCCGGCAGCTTCGTGCTGCAGCACGCCGGCATGATGCGGGACCGGCACGATGCGTTGCACGTGCTCGTCACGCCGGGCTCCGGCACGGGAGAACTGGCCGGCATCGCCGGCACCATGGCGATCGCGGCGGACAGCGGCGGCAGCCGTTACACGTTCGACTTTACGCTGACGGCCTACAGCGCGTAGCCGACCACCACATAGAAATGCGGGGCGACCGGGTAGACCTGGTCGGCTTCCGCCAGCTTGCCCTGGTGCGGCTTGACGCGTCGCGCCAGGGCATCGCTTTCGTCATAGACCAAGGTGGTGCTGGCGACCGGCTGGGTCTCCCAGCGCCATTCGCGGTAGCGCCGCCCCGTCTCCGCGTCGATGGGCGCGCGCGCCGCCTCGGCCCGATAGGCTGGCGCCTTCGCCAGGAAGCGCGCCGTGTGCACGGCCTGGATCTGCGTCGCCCGCAGCGGCGTCAGGTAGACCGCCGCCAGGGCCGCCCCGGCGAGCAGGCAGCATGCCGCGGCAAGCAGCCTGCGTCCCCAGAAGTTCTTCAAGGTCAGCAAGATCAGCAGCGCCAGCGTGATACCGACCGGCACCGCCGTCGGCACCCGGTCGGCCCGGTAGAACAGCAGGCCGTCGACGACCAGCGCGGCCACGGCCAGCAGGAACGGGAACAGCAGCGGCAGCACGCGCGGCCGCCCGCCTGGGGCGCGCAGGTTGCCGGTGGCAGGGGTCGCACGGCGTTCGGTCGGCGTCGCGGCGGTCATCGGAACCTCGTCGTTGGGGGGGATGACCTATTCTAGCGGACATTGCCGCCGCGCCGCGACCGGAGCGCCAGCGCCCCTCAGCCGTGCACCAGCCGGGTGATCTCGATCAGCTGCTGGCGGTAGATTTCGGCCAGCCGGGTGACGGTTTCGTGCAGCGCCGGGTCGGCGGGACTGTAGGCCAGCTGGCCATCGCTGGTGCTCACGCAGAAGCCGCGCGCGGCCAGTTCGGCAACGATCTGCTGCGCCTGCGCGACGCCCTGCAGGTACAGCCGGCGCGCGATGGCCTCGGCGCTCCAGATCTGGTCGGGCGCCGCGTGGACGAGCAATAGTGCTTCAAGGAAGGGGACAGAGGGCAGCGTCAGGATGAAGCTGCGCAGTTCGGGGCTTAACTCCTGCATTCTTTCTTCGCTTCCGATGCCGGCGATGCACGCGAGCACGCGCGACCGGCCTGTTGTGAGGCACGGACCTGCCTCGGGTAAGGGAGCCGCGCATCGAATTTGCCCGGCCCGGTAAACCTTTATGCCGCCCGGCGCGTTGATGGGACGGCTTTCATAGCCGCAAATTATATTCCTAAAAATCTATTTGTGCCAGACGACAAGGAGCGCACTGCAACATGAGCGGCAAGGCAGGCAGGAACGGTAGGACAAGCGCGACTTGCGCGGCGGACGACGACGTGCGCGCGGGCAGCCTGGAAGTGCTGCAAAAATTGCGCGTGGTGATCCGCGCGGCACAGCGCCATTCGCTGT
Coding sequences:
- a CDS encoding ABC transporter ATP-binding protein, giving the protein MLELDRVSVRFGALAAVDGVSLRVAADDVLGLVGPNGAGKTTLFNAISGLVRPAAGAIRLDGADIGRTPLFRRARLGLGRTFQIPQPLHQLTVRENLVVAQRFGTGQVDERRIAEVLDFTGLAGKAGRDAATGLALTELKALEVAKALATNPRLLLLDEVLAGLETTAKRRFMGMLRDLHVRFGVAIVIIEHDIATIASLCRRVAVLDAGRLIADGTPDEVFNDPAVRRSYLGPGGGHA
- a CDS encoding ABC transporter ATP-binding protein; its protein translation is MLELRDVRAGYGAINVLWDVSLRCAAGRLTTIVGPNGAGKTTLLRALLGLVPVSQGEIRLDGQRIDGTPTWRMADAGVAMVPEGRMIFQAMTVEENLVMGAYAKPHRPHVRERLAAAYAMFPRLAERRRQAAGSLSGGEAQMVALARALMANPRILVIDEPSLGLAPIVVAELFEVLARLKAEGRTIVLVEQNTAQAVAIADHVCLLQGGRVVLSQPAGEVRLEELHALYFGR
- a CDS encoding DUF2247 family protein is translated as MIREAFSQILTAHMCDWGVLLLGVVGVPGTDERLDSIDVALFSKGELEVIPITHPALDVVVTLAEGTIHNKSELSAALSGLCDAENINREHSRRVWRCWLLETHLQSLDSDPVYGLLDLTEFWSQWGWPDDAPTSMKSDTVPSQSEYHSDSNYRHVIDEHVFWIEQEKAYLTSTQPRV
- a CDS encoding RHS repeat-associated core domain-containing protein, which gives rise to MLLGELELDFTLPAPLPIVWQRSYSSALRKVGWLGQGWSLPVGDTLQVSADEVIVMDAFEREITFSLPRVGEAIHSPSEQITLIRTEESVFELADHDGLRTQFAILHGGGIARLTGWQDANSNHIRVEYDARQLPARIEDSAGHSLALEFGQVRGDVRLLSVTLLPASPEQAAQTLVRYEYDEQGDLRRVRNRAGDVMRQFAYRHHILVEHGQPDGIVSRYEYDIEDPSGKVLRNWTNLGQWWQFEYLPHETVVTDQLGRIEKYRFDLRGRLIAKLDAAGGGTSYKLDANGNLLQLKDPAGRTVRYRYDERSRVIRVERGDRGTGIVYDGRFDKPALITDALGNTTTLRYDALGNLTSVTNALGQRTAYQYDDRGLPVKVTDARGGVKLLDYNRAGQLISYTDCSGSTSHFSYDAEDRLVRALDPLGNASTYTYDALGRLQAVTHADGSTERYEYDRLGRLVAHIDPAGHRTAYELDRDGKPLKRIDARGGVLEYRYDTARRIAQLINENGDVHRFVYDEFDRLAEETSFDARLTRYRYDGSGLLVGKEELGCAPRTEYTPIATTYVRDGLGQLVEKEISRVTGIAQAQQLRLRFAYDALGRMTQAINADATVTMAYDALGQLTWEQTEASGTTSSLRHAYDELGNRVQTTLPDGRVLNNLYYGSGHLHQINLDGELITDIERDRAHRMISRTQGALISQFQYDPVGRLLSQSAVVPTAGEGAAPVIARKYEYDEVGNLVSIDDQRNGVTRYSYDPIGRILSAVQPNLTERFAFDPAHNLLDTTVASVGRVEGNRIRVYEDKRYDYDEHGNVVEKLIGKHTRMRFEWNAAHQMVKSIVARNSSDTARTVRYAYDPFGRRIAKKDAFGVTRFVWDGNRLLCEQRGSHARTYVYGEHEFVPLARIDSLLTEHIVIPAEVRHLHLDHHGTPRELTNSAGSIIWAASYRTWGNVVAVSDEVSSLAAAEQSDDHALAQPVRSQGQYCDAETGLHYNRFRYYDPDTGRFVSIDPIGLRGGANTYRFAQNPIGWVDPLGLAPCNGDGAASGAAKSGRLSFPATPEELTEMLGVQPKKIGVTPDGTKRVVWEPNANTRIRFESHPEGLSPGSAGYNPRHHGEHFHVEIKPDGVSWNNASKNGLITKPEPPGYRLGSGKGFLAGEEFPDYK
- a CDS encoding helix-turn-helix domain-containing protein, which encodes MEKNDKPHSTPKGVVDPAGAARRISLRQHAPTPALAHCIEYFWIVTWDLRGQPAQTQRVLPYPNVHLAFEAGQSALHGVVLGPFDKTVAGQGRVLGVRLRPGGARAFVAGDSAALTGRVLPACELMGETAAALEGAVADIRGDAALVAAAQALLAPHVHTLALDPRAALAERAVLAAQAERGPVSVAALAQAVGLDERALQRLFRTYVGVPPKWVIQRFRLQEAAARLARPGPVDLALLAQELGFFDQAHLTRGFTALVGRSPLEYWKSQQAR
- a CDS encoding DUF3224 domain-containing protein, with translation MTSSSATGTFAIAYIPAGVWAGMDETCARMTFRKTYAGALAGTSDGTMLTAGDPATGNAGYVAMERFTGTLAGRSGSFVLQHAGMMRDRHDALHVLVTPGSGTGELAGIAGTMAIAADSGGSRYTFDFTLTAYSA